A window of Aeromicrobium sp. Root236 contains these coding sequences:
- a CDS encoding nucleotide sugar dehydrogenase produces MSIDMAIIGLGYVGLPLAQQASRSGLRVAGFDVNGAMVESLNSGTSHIDDLTDADIAEMISLGFTATTDEAILAEADAIVICVPTPLSVEGEPDLGAVIAATTTISRQLRSQHLVVLESTTYPGTTDEVVRPILEKTGLVAGVDFHLAFSPERVDPGNPTYGIANTPKVVGGHTPESTEVAAAFYGRFIETVIPSKGTREAEMTKLLENTYRHINIALVNEMAQFCHEMDIDLWEVIRNAATKPFGFQAFFPGPGVGGHCIPIDPNYLSYKVRATLGRPFQFVELAQSINLQMPAYVVERVIDLLNDEGKALRGSTILLLGVTYKPNIADQRESPATALAQLLLDKGANLVFHDPHVETWTPNGVSVTRADDLDEALRSADVSVLLQNHKQYDLDEIASAAKCLFDTKGATDDPKVARL; encoded by the coding sequence TTGTCCATCGACATGGCAATCATCGGCCTCGGCTACGTCGGGCTTCCGCTCGCCCAGCAGGCTTCTCGCTCCGGGCTCCGCGTCGCCGGATTCGACGTCAACGGTGCGATGGTCGAGTCGCTCAACAGCGGCACGAGCCACATCGACGACCTGACCGATGCCGACATCGCCGAGATGATCTCGCTCGGCTTCACCGCGACGACTGACGAGGCCATCCTCGCGGAGGCCGACGCGATCGTCATCTGCGTGCCGACCCCGCTCTCGGTCGAGGGTGAGCCCGACCTGGGTGCGGTCATCGCCGCCACCACGACGATCTCGCGCCAGCTCCGCAGCCAGCACCTCGTGGTCCTCGAGTCGACGACCTACCCCGGCACGACCGACGAGGTCGTCCGCCCGATCCTGGAGAAGACCGGCCTCGTCGCCGGCGTCGACTTCCACCTCGCCTTCAGCCCCGAGCGCGTCGACCCGGGCAACCCGACGTACGGCATCGCCAACACGCCCAAGGTGGTCGGCGGTCACACGCCGGAGTCGACCGAGGTCGCCGCAGCGTTCTACGGCCGCTTCATCGAGACCGTGATCCCCTCCAAGGGCACGCGCGAGGCCGAGATGACCAAGCTGCTGGAGAACACCTACCGGCACATCAACATCGCGCTGGTCAACGAGATGGCGCAGTTCTGCCACGAGATGGACATCGACCTGTGGGAGGTCATCCGCAACGCGGCGACCAAGCCGTTCGGCTTCCAGGCCTTCTTCCCCGGCCCCGGCGTCGGCGGGCACTGCATCCCGATCGACCCCAACTACCTGTCCTACAAGGTGCGCGCGACCCTCGGCCGGCCGTTCCAGTTCGTCGAGCTGGCGCAATCGATCAACCTGCAGATGCCGGCGTACGTCGTCGAGCGCGTCATCGACCTGCTCAACGACGAGGGCAAGGCGCTGCGCGGATCGACGATCCTGCTGCTCGGCGTGACCTACAAGCCCAACATCGCCGACCAGCGCGAGTCGCCCGCGACCGCGCTCGCGCAGCTGCTGCTCGACAAGGGCGCCAACCTCGTGTTCCACGACCCGCACGTCGAGACCTGGACGCCCAACGGGGTCAGCGTGACCCGGGCCGACGACCTCGACGAGGCGCTCCGCTCGGCCGACGTGTCGGTCCTGCTGCAGAACCACAAGCAGTACGACCTCGACGAGATCGCCTCGGCGGCCAAGTGCCTGTTCGACACCAAGGGCGCGACGGACGATCCCAAGGTCGCTCGCCTCTGA